Proteins encoded together in one Triticum dicoccoides isolate Atlit2015 ecotype Zavitan chromosome 7B, WEW_v2.0, whole genome shotgun sequence window:
- the LOC119340380 gene encoding GDSL esterase/lipase At3g09930-like codes for MKLPPAVACFLLLVVVFAAARVEARGTPSSKRSKNQWSSMFVFGDDFVDNGNVPNNIGEKTSRQWSYPYGSYLNTHYATSPVLAGRFSNYRMQSDFIARMLGLNEAPPAYELTSDQSSDSSGMTFAFGGAGVFKVKTKKVPTLAAQVQTFKRLVNDGVISTHQLHHSVVLIAISGNDYMSDSDIETGFYTSFDDLDTYIGNVATEILDNVAQLQMLGVRKVLVNNLHPIGCTPLHTSSNNYTTCDLLGNYGASVHNKYLKQMLDERDNVHILDLYSAFTDIVNHAPGGGSDRSKDFDGKLTPCCESTNEGGFCGERSHSGKHMYDLCENPDKTFYWDQTHPTHAGWEAVMKALQQPLTEFLDKDYIA; via the exons ATGAAGCTTCCGCCGGCTGTTGCTTGTTTTcttctcctcgtcgtcgtctttgcTG CTGCACGTGTGGAGGCCCGAGGCACACCTTCTTCAAAGCGGTCGAAGAACCAATGGTCCAGCATGTTTGTCTTCGGCGACGACTTTGTCGACAACGGCAATGTTCCAAACAACATTGGTGAAAAGACATCACGTCAATGGAGCTACCCATACGGCTCCTATCTCAACACTCATTATGCTACGTCTCCTGTTTTGGCCGGGCGCTTCTCGAACTACAGGATGCAATCAGATTTTATCG CAAGGATGTTGGGCCTCAATGAAGCCCCTCCAGCGTACGAGCTCACATCAGATCAATCTTCTGActcatctggcatgacctttgcttttGGGGGCGCTGGTGTCTTCAAGGTGAAGACCAAGAAGGTGCCGACCCTTGCCGCACAGGTTCAAACTTTCAAGAGGCTTGTCAACGACGGGGTCATCTCAACACATCAGCTTCACCACTCCGTCGTGCTCATCGCCATCTCCGGCAATGACTACATGAGCGACTCCGACATTGAGACCGGCTTCTACACAAGCTTCGATGAT CTCGACACTTACATCGGAAACGTGGCGACTGAGATCCTAGACAACGTGGCACAACTGCAGATGCTTGGGGTGAGAAAAGTGCTAGTAAACAATTTGCATCCCATTGGTTGCACGCCTTTGCATACTAGTTCGAACAACTACACCACATGCGACCTTCTTGGCAATTATGGCGCGTCCGTCCACAACAAGTATCTAAAGCAAATGCTTGACGAAAGGGATAACGTTCACATTCTGGACCTCTACTCAGCCTTCACTGACATCGTCAATCACGCCCCTG GTGGAGGATCGGATCGGTCCAAGGATTTTGATGGCAAGCTGACCCCGTGCTGCGAGAGTACCAATGAGGGAGGGTTCTGTGGAGAGCGTAGCCATTCAGGGAAGCACATGTACGACCTATGCGAAAATCCCGACAAGACGTTCTACTGGGACCAGACACACCCAACACATGCTGGGTGGGAGGCTGTAATGAAGGCGCTGCAACAGCCTTTGACGGAGTTTCTTGATAAGGACTACATTGCGTAA